A window from Caulobacter sp. X encodes these proteins:
- a CDS encoding glycosyltransferase family 4 protein gives MATRVLLLQDAAHLPSFGGGNKANRLLLEALAARGFDCRMVSRAPGDRGALSHEFGARGLAARGVSVEADGGYRFRGVGVTPMDFAAPDAGARLAALVADFDPDWILASDDRPALFLGAGLRHAPERTIALVHTHYHLPFGPEAERPDPVRHDQLRRARSVVAVSEYSRGYLREWGGIESKLLRFPVFGSSSFAPPAPPGGFVAMINPCHAKGLPIFLALAERFPETPFAAAPTWGADAAVLEALTRLPNMTILDPADDIGALLARVRVLLAPSMTPETFGYVAIDAMLRGVPVLAGDLGGQPEAKLGVDFVLPVNGAIEPWAEALETLLADPQAWRRLSEQSRAAAQRFLPETDADHFIRYLGALSAPTRGAPLPDRRPAARG, from the coding sequence ATGGCCACGCGAGTGCTTCTTCTTCAGGACGCCGCCCATCTGCCGTCGTTCGGCGGAGGCAACAAGGCGAACCGGCTGCTGCTCGAGGCGCTGGCGGCGCGCGGATTCGACTGCCGGATGGTCTCGCGCGCGCCGGGCGATCGCGGGGCGCTCTCCCATGAATTCGGGGCGCGGGGACTGGCGGCGCGAGGCGTGTCGGTCGAGGCCGACGGCGGCTATCGCTTTCGCGGCGTGGGCGTCACGCCGATGGACTTCGCCGCGCCCGACGCCGGCGCCCGCCTCGCCGCACTGGTCGCTGATTTCGATCCTGACTGGATCCTCGCCTCGGACGACCGCCCCGCCCTGTTCCTCGGCGCCGGGCTCCGCCACGCGCCCGAGCGCACCATCGCCCTGGTCCACACCCACTACCACCTGCCCTTCGGTCCCGAGGCCGAGCGGCCGGATCCCGTCCGGCATGACCAACTCAGGCGCGCGCGGAGTGTCGTCGCCGTGAGCGAATACAGCCGCGGCTATCTGCGCGAATGGGGCGGGATCGAGTCCAAGCTGCTGCGCTTTCCCGTGTTCGGCTCCAGCTCGTTCGCGCCGCCAGCGCCGCCCGGCGGCTTCGTCGCGATGATCAATCCCTGCCACGCCAAGGGGCTGCCGATCTTTCTGGCGCTCGCCGAACGCTTCCCCGAAACGCCCTTCGCCGCGGCGCCCACCTGGGGCGCGGACGCCGCGGTGCTTGAGGCGCTGACGCGGCTGCCCAACATGACGATCCTCGATCCCGCCGACGACATCGGCGCGCTGCTGGCGCGCGTGCGTGTTCTCTTGGCGCCGTCCATGACGCCCGAGACGTTCGGCTACGTCGCGATCGACGCGATGCTGCGCGGCGTCCCGGTGCTCGCCGGCGATCTTGGCGGGCAGCCCGAGGCAAAGCTGGGCGTGGATTTCGTGCTGCCCGTCAACGGCGCGATAGAGCCCTGGGCCGAGGCGCTTGAGACACTGCTCGCCGATCCGCAGGCCTGGCGGCGCCTGTCCGAGCAGTCGCGCGCGGCGGCGCAGCGCTTTCTGCCCGAGACCGACGCGGACCATTTCATCCGCTATCTCGGCGCGCTCAGCGCCCCAACGCGTGGAGCTCCGCTTCCAGATCGCCGCCCCGCAGCGCGCGGCTGA